One part of the Neoarius graeffei isolate fNeoGra1 chromosome 2, fNeoGra1.pri, whole genome shotgun sequence genome encodes these proteins:
- the wnt7bb gene encoding protein Wnt-7b isoform X3: protein MIVFSSRTVLLSVYYPQIFLILTSGSYLALSSVVALGANIICNKIPGLAPRQRAICQSRPDAIIVIGEGAQLGINECQYQFRYGRWNCSALGERTVFGQELRVGSKEAAFTYAITAAGVAHAVTAACSQGNMSHCGCDREKQGYYNQEEGWKWGGCSADIKHGIEFSRRFVDAREIKKNARRLMNLHNNEAGRKVLEERMKLECKCHGVSGSCTTKTCWTTLPKFREIGYVLKDKYNKAVHVEVVRATRLRQPTFLKVKKVHGYQKPEETDLVYIERSPNYCEEDAKTGSVGTQGRLCNRTSPHTDGCDLMCCGRGYNTHQYTKVWQCNCKFQWCCFVKCNTCSERTEVFTCK from the exons GGCCCTTTCTTCTGTGGTGGCCCTGGGTGCCAACATCATCTGCAACAAGATTCCAGGCCTGGCTCCTCGCCAGCGGGCCATCTGCCAAAGTCGTCCTGACGCCATCATTGTAATAGGCGAGGGGGCTCAGCTGGGCATCAATGAGTGTCAGTACCAGTTCCGCTATGGCCGTTGGAATTGCTCGGCCCTGGGAGAGCGTACTGTCTTTGGCCAGGAACTCCGAGTAG GCAGCAAGGAGGCTGCATTCACCTATGCCATCACAGCTGCCGGAGTGGCCCATGCAGTAACAGCAGCATGTAGCCAAGGCAACATGAGCCATTGTGGCTGCGATCGTGAGAAACAAGGCTACTATAACCAAGAGGAGGGCTGGAAATGGGGAGGCTGCTCTGCTGACATCAAACATGGCATCGAGTTCTCCCGGAGATTTGTGGATGCTCGGGAGATTAAAAAAAACGCCCGCCGATTGATGAACCTGCACAACAATGAAGCAGGGAGAAAG GTGCTGGAAGAGCGGATGAAGCTGGAGTGTAAATGCCATGGTGTTTCAGGCTCTTGTACCACTAAGACATGTTGGACCACCCTTCCGAAGTTTAGAGAAATAGGCTATGTGCTGAAGGACAAGTACAACAAAGCGGTCCATGTGGAGGTAGTTCGTGCCACTAGACTACGCCAGCCTACCTTCCTCAAGGTGAAGAAAGTGCATGGCTATCAAAAACCCGAGGAGACAGATTTGGTCTACATTGAGCGTTCACCTAACTACTGTGAGGAGGATGCTAAGACAGGCAGCGTGGGGACGCAAGGTCGTTTATGTAACAGAACATCACCACATACAGATGGCTGCGACCTCATGTGCTGCGGCCGAGGGTACAACACTCACCAGTACACCAAGGTGTGGCAGTGTAACTGCAAGTTTCAGTGGTGCTGCTTTGTCAAATGCAACACCTGCAGTGAGAGGACGGAGGTGTTCACCTGCAAATGA
- the wnt7bb gene encoding protein Wnt-7b isoform X4: MPRSITQWMIKVLLSFTIVYLRLGALSSVVALGANIICNKIPGLAPRQRAICQSRPDAIIVIGEGAQLGINECQYQFRYGRWNCSALGERTVFGQELRVGSKEAAFTYAITAAGVAHAVTAACSQGNMSHCGCDREKQGYYNQEEGWKWGGCSADIKHGIEFSRRFVDAREIKKNARRLMNLHNNEAGRKVLEERMKLECKCHGVSGSCTTKTCWTTLPKFREIGYVLKDKYNKAVHVEVVRATRLRQPTFLKVKKVHGYQKPEETDLVYIERSPNYCEEDAKTGSVGTQGRLCNRTSPHTDGCDLMCCGRGYNTHQYTKVWQCNCKFQWCCFVKCNTCSERTEVFTCK; the protein is encoded by the exons GGCCCTTTCTTCTGTGGTGGCCCTGGGTGCCAACATCATCTGCAACAAGATTCCAGGCCTGGCTCCTCGCCAGCGGGCCATCTGCCAAAGTCGTCCTGACGCCATCATTGTAATAGGCGAGGGGGCTCAGCTGGGCATCAATGAGTGTCAGTACCAGTTCCGCTATGGCCGTTGGAATTGCTCGGCCCTGGGAGAGCGTACTGTCTTTGGCCAGGAACTCCGAGTAG GCAGCAAGGAGGCTGCATTCACCTATGCCATCACAGCTGCCGGAGTGGCCCATGCAGTAACAGCAGCATGTAGCCAAGGCAACATGAGCCATTGTGGCTGCGATCGTGAGAAACAAGGCTACTATAACCAAGAGGAGGGCTGGAAATGGGGAGGCTGCTCTGCTGACATCAAACATGGCATCGAGTTCTCCCGGAGATTTGTGGATGCTCGGGAGATTAAAAAAAACGCCCGCCGATTGATGAACCTGCACAACAATGAAGCAGGGAGAAAG GTGCTGGAAGAGCGGATGAAGCTGGAGTGTAAATGCCATGGTGTTTCAGGCTCTTGTACCACTAAGACATGTTGGACCACCCTTCCGAAGTTTAGAGAAATAGGCTATGTGCTGAAGGACAAGTACAACAAAGCGGTCCATGTGGAGGTAGTTCGTGCCACTAGACTACGCCAGCCTACCTTCCTCAAGGTGAAGAAAGTGCATGGCTATCAAAAACCCGAGGAGACAGATTTGGTCTACATTGAGCGTTCACCTAACTACTGTGAGGAGGATGCTAAGACAGGCAGCGTGGGGACGCAAGGTCGTTTATGTAACAGAACATCACCACATACAGATGGCTGCGACCTCATGTGCTGCGGCCGAGGGTACAACACTCACCAGTACACCAAGGTGTGGCAGTGTAACTGCAAGTTTCAGTGGTGCTGCTTTGTCAAATGCAACACCTGCAGTGAGAGGACGGAGGTGTTCACCTGCAAATGA
- the wnt7bb gene encoding protein Wnt-7b isoform X2 yields MPRSITQWMIKVLLSFTIVYLRLGALSSVVALGANIICNKIPGLAPRQRAICQSRPDAIIVIGEGAQLGINECQYQFRYGRWNCSALGERTVFGQELRVVTARSWFGLWWIQGTLGMSKEAAFTYAITAAGVAHAVTAACSQGNMSHCGCDREKQGYYNQEEGWKWGGCSADIKHGIEFSRRFVDAREIKKNARRLMNLHNNEAGRKVLEERMKLECKCHGVSGSCTTKTCWTTLPKFREIGYVLKDKYNKAVHVEVVRATRLRQPTFLKVKKVHGYQKPEETDLVYIERSPNYCEEDAKTGSVGTQGRLCNRTSPHTDGCDLMCCGRGYNTHQYTKVWQCNCKFQWCCFVKCNTCSERTEVFTCK; encoded by the exons GGCCCTTTCTTCTGTGGTGGCCCTGGGTGCCAACATCATCTGCAACAAGATTCCAGGCCTGGCTCCTCGCCAGCGGGCCATCTGCCAAAGTCGTCCTGACGCCATCATTGTAATAGGCGAGGGGGCTCAGCTGGGCATCAATGAGTGTCAGTACCAGTTCCGCTATGGCCGTTGGAATTGCTCGGCCCTGGGAGAGCGTACTGTCTTTGGCCAGGAACTCCGAGTAG TTACTGCTCGATCCTGGTTTGGGTTGTGGTGGATCcagggaacactgggcatgag CAAGGAGGCTGCATTCACCTATGCCATCACAGCTGCCGGAGTGGCCCATGCAGTAACAGCAGCATGTAGCCAAGGCAACATGAGCCATTGTGGCTGCGATCGTGAGAAACAAGGCTACTATAACCAAGAGGAGGGCTGGAAATGGGGAGGCTGCTCTGCTGACATCAAACATGGCATCGAGTTCTCCCGGAGATTTGTGGATGCTCGGGAGATTAAAAAAAACGCCCGCCGATTGATGAACCTGCACAACAATGAAGCAGGGAGAAAG GTGCTGGAAGAGCGGATGAAGCTGGAGTGTAAATGCCATGGTGTTTCAGGCTCTTGTACCACTAAGACATGTTGGACCACCCTTCCGAAGTTTAGAGAAATAGGCTATGTGCTGAAGGACAAGTACAACAAAGCGGTCCATGTGGAGGTAGTTCGTGCCACTAGACTACGCCAGCCTACCTTCCTCAAGGTGAAGAAAGTGCATGGCTATCAAAAACCCGAGGAGACAGATTTGGTCTACATTGAGCGTTCACCTAACTACTGTGAGGAGGATGCTAAGACAGGCAGCGTGGGGACGCAAGGTCGTTTATGTAACAGAACATCACCACATACAGATGGCTGCGACCTCATGTGCTGCGGCCGAGGGTACAACACTCACCAGTACACCAAGGTGTGGCAGTGTAACTGCAAGTTTCAGTGGTGCTGCTTTGTCAAATGCAACACCTGCAGTGAGAGGACGGAGGTGTTCACCTGCAAATGA
- the wnt7bb gene encoding protein Wnt-7b isoform X1, with product MIVFSSRTVLLSVYYPQIFLILTSGSYLALSSVVALGANIICNKIPGLAPRQRAICQSRPDAIIVIGEGAQLGINECQYQFRYGRWNCSALGERTVFGQELRVVTARSWFGLWWIQGTLGMSKEAAFTYAITAAGVAHAVTAACSQGNMSHCGCDREKQGYYNQEEGWKWGGCSADIKHGIEFSRRFVDAREIKKNARRLMNLHNNEAGRKVLEERMKLECKCHGVSGSCTTKTCWTTLPKFREIGYVLKDKYNKAVHVEVVRATRLRQPTFLKVKKVHGYQKPEETDLVYIERSPNYCEEDAKTGSVGTQGRLCNRTSPHTDGCDLMCCGRGYNTHQYTKVWQCNCKFQWCCFVKCNTCSERTEVFTCK from the exons GGCCCTTTCTTCTGTGGTGGCCCTGGGTGCCAACATCATCTGCAACAAGATTCCAGGCCTGGCTCCTCGCCAGCGGGCCATCTGCCAAAGTCGTCCTGACGCCATCATTGTAATAGGCGAGGGGGCTCAGCTGGGCATCAATGAGTGTCAGTACCAGTTCCGCTATGGCCGTTGGAATTGCTCGGCCCTGGGAGAGCGTACTGTCTTTGGCCAGGAACTCCGAGTAG TTACTGCTCGATCCTGGTTTGGGTTGTGGTGGATCcagggaacactgggcatgag CAAGGAGGCTGCATTCACCTATGCCATCACAGCTGCCGGAGTGGCCCATGCAGTAACAGCAGCATGTAGCCAAGGCAACATGAGCCATTGTGGCTGCGATCGTGAGAAACAAGGCTACTATAACCAAGAGGAGGGCTGGAAATGGGGAGGCTGCTCTGCTGACATCAAACATGGCATCGAGTTCTCCCGGAGATTTGTGGATGCTCGGGAGATTAAAAAAAACGCCCGCCGATTGATGAACCTGCACAACAATGAAGCAGGGAGAAAG GTGCTGGAAGAGCGGATGAAGCTGGAGTGTAAATGCCATGGTGTTTCAGGCTCTTGTACCACTAAGACATGTTGGACCACCCTTCCGAAGTTTAGAGAAATAGGCTATGTGCTGAAGGACAAGTACAACAAAGCGGTCCATGTGGAGGTAGTTCGTGCCACTAGACTACGCCAGCCTACCTTCCTCAAGGTGAAGAAAGTGCATGGCTATCAAAAACCCGAGGAGACAGATTTGGTCTACATTGAGCGTTCACCTAACTACTGTGAGGAGGATGCTAAGACAGGCAGCGTGGGGACGCAAGGTCGTTTATGTAACAGAACATCACCACATACAGATGGCTGCGACCTCATGTGCTGCGGCCGAGGGTACAACACTCACCAGTACACCAAGGTGTGGCAGTGTAACTGCAAGTTTCAGTGGTGCTGCTTTGTCAAATGCAACACCTGCAGTGAGAGGACGGAGGTGTTCACCTGCAAATGA